A genomic stretch from Larimichthys crocea isolate SSNF chromosome XXII, L_crocea_2.0, whole genome shotgun sequence includes:
- the taf1 gene encoding transcription initiation factor TFIID subunit 1 isoform X2 produces the protein MSDSDSDEDQDRPFSLTGFLFGNINEDGQLEDDSVLDNESKKHLAGLGTLGLGSLITEITANEDESQEEGRESASVDAEGWVKSTEDAVDYSDISEVAEDETKKYRQAMGSLQPSRKTDDEDDYDADCEDIDSKLMPPPPPPSLPTAAQSTSVAEEGDGIILPSIIAPSSTADKVDFSSSSDSESETDRPCQGLGAGGPPDRLNLPLAGIMQKDAAKALPGVTELFPEFRPGRVLRFLRLFGPGKNMPSVWRSARRKKKRKHRDPQPGTPPPEGEPTEQSLEKKSGWIYEFAPAPPPEQCLSDDEITMMAPVESKFSQTCGDGDKEAESRPKVAEWRYGPAQLWYDMLGVSEDGSNFNYGFKLKEEQSSEPEKQDAPKEIAETAHEFLRRDDGDGDEDDDNEGGNKDKQALENELFLMVTQLQWEDDIIWNGEEVKHKGTKTQRASLAGWLPSSMTRNANAYNAQQGLTRSNSLLVPPTPPPMPKASSISGSKREKNSHDNQASHEEDCPWFSIFPIDNEELVYGRWEDNIIWDDQEMDHLLMPPVLTLDPNDENIILEMPNEKEEMTSHSPSKENKKETAIKKSRILLGKTGVIKDEPQQNMSQPEVKDPWNLSNDEFYYPKQQGLRGTFGGNIIQHSIPALELRQPFFPTHMGPMKLRQFHRPTLKKYSFGALAQPGPHAVQPLLKHIKKKAKMREQERQASGGGDMFFMRTPQDLTGKDGDLILAEYSEEYAPLIMQVGMATKIKNYYKRKPGKDPGAPDCKYGETVYCHTSPFLGSLHPGQLLQAFENNLFRAPIYLHKMPETDFLVLRTRHGYYIREIVDIIVVGQECPLFEVPGPNSKRANTHIRDFLQVFIYRLFWKSKDRPRRIRMEDIKKAFPSHSESSIRKRLKLCADFKRTDRNLNRERAFYNSNGFYYRGMDSNWWVLKPDFRLPTEEEIRAMVSPEQCCSYYSMLVAEQRLKDAGYGEKSFFAPEEENEEDFQMKIDDEVRTAPWNTTRAFISAMKGKCLLEVTGVADPTGCGEGFSYVKVPNKPTQQKDDKEPQPAKKTVTGTDADLRRLSLKNAKQLLRKFGVPEDEIKKLSRWEVIDVVRTMSTEQARSGEGPMSKFARGSRFSVAEHQERYKEECQRIFDLQNKVLESTEVLSTDTDSSSAEDSDFEEMGKNIENMLQNKKTSSQLSREREEQERKELQRMLMGEESDRDNKGRKERRKGLSSSLSTSSHKDDDTSSVTSLNSSATGRRLKIYRTFRDEDGKEYVRCETVRKASVIDAYTRIRTTKDDEFIRKFALFDEQHREEMRKERRRIQEQLRRLKRNQEKDKIKGPPEKKAKKVKERPDLKLKCGACGAIGHMRTNKFCPLYYQTNAPPSNPVAMTEEQEEELEKTVIHNDNEELIKVEGTKIVLGKQLIESADEVRRKSLVLKFPKQQLPPKKKRRVGSAVHCDYLNKPHKAIHRRRTDPMVTLSSVLESIINDMRDHPNTYPFHTPVNAKVVKDYYKIITRPMDLQTLRENVRKRMYPSREEFREAVEVIVKNSATYNGAKHPITQVAQSMLDLCDAKLKEKEDRLVRLEKAINPLLDDDDQVAFSFILDNIVTQKMMVVPDSWPFHHPVNKKFVPDYYKVIINPMDLESIRKNISKHKYQNRDAFLSDVSLIHANSIKYNGPDSPYTKTALDIVNVCKQTLAEYDEHLTQLEKDISTAKEAALDAADLECLDPMTPGPYTPQPADLFDSGASGSLPRETSSLFSEGPLVVTPEKRGGQGRHLRRPGEEESDVDIEGFEEEDDGKPKTPAPAEDADGDLEDEDDEEEMLLPRRRRLHDHDEEEEEEEEEDGRSNRPAQASVLYQDLLMSDGEDDASEEEGDNPFSSIHLSESGSDSDREVDVRPPPPRRAQETARMGMEQEESMMSYEGDGPDEPHMEDSNVSYGSYEETESRSQMQPSSMGNGEDYGISEEEEEDEEDEARSRGPAVLSQVQLSEDEESEEFRSIGGDSDVDSDI, from the exons ATGTCGGACTCAGACAGTGATGAGGACCAGGATCGCCCTTTCTCTCTGACGGGCTTCCTGTTTGGAAACATCAATGAAGATGGACAGCTGGAGGATGACAGTGTTCTGGACAAT GAGTCCAAAAAGCATTTAGCTGGTTTGGGTACTCTCGGTCTGGGCTCACTCATTACAGAGATCACTGCCAATGAGGACGAGAGTCAGGAGGAAGGCAGAGAGTCTGCTAGTGTGGACGCTGAAGGTTGGGTGAAAAGCACTGAAGATGCAGTGGATTATTCTGACATCAGTGAGGTCGCTGAGGACGAGACAAAGAAGTACCGTCAGGCCATGGGGTCTCTGCAGCCCAGCAGGAAAACAG ATGATGAGGATGACTATGATGCCGACTGCGAGGATATTGATTCAAAGCTTATGCCTCCTCCACCGCCACCGAGTCTTCCTACAGCTGCTCAGAGCACATCTG TTGCGGAAGAGGGTGATGGCATCATCCTTCCCTCCATCATCGCGCCATCCTCTACTGCTGATAAGGTTGACTTCAGCAGCTCCTCAGACTCTGAGTCCGAAACTGACCGTCCCTGTCAGGGTTTAGGGGCTGGAGGCCCCCCGGATAGGCTCAACCTCCCTCTTGCTGGCATCATGCAGAAGGATGCTGCCAAAGCACTGCCAGGTGTCACAGAGCTCTTCCCAGAGTTTCGGCCTGGAAGG GTGCTCAGGTTCTTGCGTCTGTTTGGTCCCGGAAAGAACATGCCATCGGTTTGGAGGAGTGCccgcaggaagaagaagagaaagcatCGAGACCCTCAGCCTGGGACACCTCCTCCAGAAGGAGAGCCCACAGAGCAAAGCCTGGAGAAGAAGTCTGGATGGATTTACGAGTTTgcacctgctccacctccagAGCAGTGTCTCTCTGATGATGAG ATAACCATGATGGCTCCAGTGGAATCTAAGTTCTCACAGACTTGTGGGGATGGCGACAAGGAAGCAGAGTCTCGACCTAAAGTAGCAGAATGGAGATACGGTCCAGCTCAGCTCTGGTACGACATGCTAGGCGTCTCTGAGGATGGAAGCAACTTCAACTACGGGTTCAAGTTAAAAGAGGAGCAGTCCAGTGAGCCTGAGAAACAGGATGCACCAAAAGAAATAGCAGAGACTGCACATGAG TTTCTGAGGCGAGacgatggtgatggtgatgaagacgATGATAACGAAGGTGGAAATAAGGACAAACAAGCTCTTGAGAATGAGCTCTTCCTGATGGTCACTCAGCTGCAATGGGAGGACGATATTATTTGGAATGGGGAGGAAGTGAAACACAAGGGTACTAAGACTCAGCGAGCCAGCCTGGCGGGGTGGCTGCCCTCTAGCATGACCCGCAACGCCAACGCTTACAACGCACAGCAGG GTCTGACAAGGAGTAATTCCCTGTTGGTACCACCGACACCTCCACCCATGCCTAAGGCTTCTTCAATCTCCGGCTCTAAACGGGAAAAAAACAGCCATGATAATCAAG CTTCTCATGAAGAAGACTGTCCCTGGTTCTCCATTTTCCCCATTGATAACGAGGAGTTGGTGTACGGACGCTGGGAGGATAACATTATTTGGGATGACCAGGAGATGGATCACCTGCTCATGCCTCCTGTTCTTACACTGGATccaaatgatgaaaacatcatCCTAG AAATGCCTAATGAAAAGGAGGAGATGACTTCGCACTCCCCATCAAAGGAGAACAAGAAGGAAACGGCAATCAAAAAGAGCCGCATCCTGCTGGGAAAGACCGGAGTGATAAAAGATGAGCCACAGCAG AACATGTCCCAGCCTGAAGTGAAGGACCCCTGGAACCTCTCCAACGATGAGTTTTACTATCCTAAACAGCAAGGTCTGAGGGGAACCTTCGGTGGTAACATCATTCAG CACTCCATCCCGGCTCTGGAGCTAAGGCAGCCGTTCTTCCCCACTCACATGGGACCCATGAAGCTGCGCCAGTTTCATCGACCGACTCTGAAGAAGTACTCGTTCGGAGCTTTGGCTCAGCCGGGTCCCCACGCTGTCCAGCCTCTACTCAAACACATAAAGAAGAAGGCCAAG ATGAGAGAGCAGGAGCGGCAGGCTTCAGGAGGTGGAGACATGTTCTTCATGAGGACTCCACAGGACCTGACGGGCAAAGATGGAGATCTGATCCTGGCAGAGTACAGTGAAGAATATGCCCCGCTCATCATGCAAGTGGGCATGGCCACCAAGATCAAAAACTACTACAAAAGA aaaccTGGAAAGGATCCTGGAGCGCCTGACTGTAAATACGGAGAGACCGTGTACTGCCACACATCCCCTTTCCTGGGTTCTCTGCATCCTGGACAGCTGCTTCAG GCGTTTGAAAACAACCTTTTCCGTGCTCCCATCTACCTGCACAAGATGCCAGAAACTGATTTCCTGGTTCTACGAACACGACACGGCTACTACATCAGAGAGATCGTGGACATCATCGTAGTCGGTCAGGAGTGCCCCTTGTTTGAGGTGCCAGGGCCCAACTCCAAGCGAGCCAACACTCACATCAGAGACTTCCTACAG GTGTTCATTTACCGCCTGTTCTGGAAGAGCAAGGATCGGCCTCGGAGAATCCGCATGGAGGACATAAAGAAAGCTTTCCCCTCTCACTCAGAGAGCAGCATCAGGAAACGACTAAAACTCTGCGCTGATTTCAAACGTACAG ATAGGAATCTGAACAGGGAAAGAGCATTTTACAACAGCAATGGATTTTACTATAGAG GTATGGACTCTAACTGGTGGGTGCTGAAGCCTGACTTCAGATTGCCTACAGAGGAGGAGATCAGAGCGATGGTTTCTCCAGAGCAGTGCTGCTCTTACTACAGCATGCTGGTGGCAGAGCAGAGACTCAAG GACGCCGGATATGGTGAGAAATCCTTCTTTGCTCCAGAGGAGGAGAACGAAGAAGACTTCCAGATGAAGATTGATGACGAG GTGCGTACTGCTCCTTGGAACACAACAAGAGCCTTCATTTCTGCCATGAAGGGGAAATGCCTGTTGGAGGTGACAGGCGTGGCTGATCCTACAGGCTGTGGGGAGGGATTCTCCTACGTCAAAGTGCCCAACAAGCCGACTCAACAGAAG GATGACAAAGAGCCACAGCCGGCCAAGAAGACGGTGACAGGGACAGACGCTGATCTGAGGAGGCTATCGCTGAAGAACGCGAAGCAGCTCCTGCGCAAGTTTGGTGTACCGGAGGATGAG ATCAAGAAGCTCTCACGTTGGGAGGTGATTGACGTGGTGAGAACCATGTCCACAGAGCAGGCCCGTTCAGGCGAGGGACCCATGAGCAAGTTTGCCAGAGGCTCTCGTTTCTCCGTCGCTGAGCACCAGGAGCGCTACAAGGAAGAGTGCCAGAGGATCTTTGACCTGCAGAACAA AGTGCTGGAGTCGACAGAGGTGCtctccacagacacagacagcagctcagCCGAGGACAGCGACTTTGAGGAGATGGGGAAGAACATCGAGAACATGCTGCAGAACAAGAAGACCAGCTCACAGCTTTCCCGCGagagggaggagcaggagaggaaggagcTGCAGAGGATGCTGATGGGCGAGGAGAGCGACCGTGACAACAAGGGACGCAAGGAGCGTCGCAAAGGCTTGT CCAGCTCCTTATCCACCAGCTCCCACAAGGACGATGACACATCCTCCGTCACAAGCCTGAACTCCTCGGCCACAGGACGCCGACTCAAGATCTATCGCACCTTCAGGGACGAGGACGGCAAAGAGTATGTCCGCTGCGAGACAGTACGGAAGGCTTCAGTCATTGATGCCTACACCAGGATCAGAACAACGAAGGATGATGAGTTCAT ACGGAAGTTCGCCCTCTTCGATGAGCAGCAcagggaggagatgaggaaggagCGTCGGCGTATTCAGGAGCAGCTGAGGAGGCTGAAGAGAAACCAAGAGAAGGACAAGATCAAGGGACCTCCAGAGAAGAAGGCCAAGAAGGTCAAAGAGAGACCTGACCTCAAG CTAAAGTGCGGTGCATGTGGAGCCATCGGACACATGAGGACCAACAAGTTCTGCCCGCTGTACTATCAAACCAACGCCCCACCTTCTAACCCCGTCGCCATGacggaggagcaggaggaggagctggagaagacTGTCATCCACAACGACAACGAGGAACTGATCAAGGTGGAGGGCACCAAGATCGTGCTGGGCAAACAGCTCATTGAGAG TGCCGATGAGGTGCGCAGGAAGTCTTTAGTGCTCAAGTTCCCCAAGCAACAGCTCccaccaaagaagaagaggcgTGTAGGCAGCGCTGTGCACTGCGACTACCTCAAC AAACCACATAAAGCCATCCACCGCAGACGCACTGACCCCATGGTAACCTTGTCTTCTGTGCTCGAGAGCATCATCAACGACATGAGGGATCACCCCAAC ACGTATCCCTTCCACACACCGGTCAACGCCAAGGTTGTGAAGGACTACTATAAGATCATCACCCGGCCCATGGACCTGCAGACACTGAGAGAGAACGTGCGTAAGCGAATGTACCCGTCACGGGAGGAGTTTCGTGAGGCGGTGGAAGTAATCGTCAAAAACAGCGCCACCTACAACG GTGCCAAACATCCAATAACACAGGTGGCACAGTCCATGCTGGACCTGTGCGATGCTAAACTGAAAGAG aaggaGGACCGGCTGGTGAGGCTGGAGAAAGCCATCAACCCTTTGCTGGATGACGACGATCAGGTGGCGTTCTCCTTCATCCTGGACAACATCGTGACCCAGAAAATGATGGTGGTTCCAGAT TCGTGGCCGTTTCACCATCCTGTCAACAAAAAGTTTGTACCCGATTATTATAAGGTGATCATAAACCCGATGGATCTGGAGAGCATCCGCAAG AACATCTCCAAACACAAATATCAGAACAGAGATGCGTTCCTTTCAGATGTCAGTCTCATCCACGCCAACAGTATCAAGTATAACG GTCCAGACAGTCCTTACACAAAGACCGCTCTGGATATTGTCAACGTGTGCAAGCAAACCTTGGCAGAG TATGATGAGCACTTGACCCAGCTGGAGAAGGACATCTCTACCGCTAAAGAAGCCGCTCTTGATGCAGCAGACTTGGAGTGTTTGGACCCGATGACACCTGGACCGTACACACCGCAG CCTGCTGATCTGTTTGACAGCGGGGCTTCAGGGAGTCTGCCCAGAGAGACCAGCAGCCTTTTCTCTGAGGGACCTCTAGTTGTTACTccagagaagagaggggggcag GGTCGCCACCTCAGAAGACCCGGGGAGGAAGAGTCAGATGTGGACATTGAAGGctttgaggaggaggatgatggcAAACCCAAGACTCCTGCTCCT GCAGAGGACGCAGACGGAGATCTAGAGGACGAAGATGACGAAGAGGAAATGTTGCTGCCACGTCGCAGACGATTGCACGACCatgacgaagaggaggaggaagaggaagaagaggacggAAGGTCTAACCGTCCGGCCCAAGCCAGCGTGCTGTACCAGGACCTGCTCATGTCTGACGGAGAGGACGACGCCAGCGAAGAGGAGGGCGACAATCCTTTCTCCT CCATACACCTGTCGGAGAGTGGCAGCGACTCGGACAGAGAGGTGGATGTGCGACCTCCGCCTCCACGGAGAGCTCAGGAGACGGCTCGCATGGGcatggagcaggaggagagcatGATGTCATACGAAGGGGACGGGCCTGATGAACCTCACATGGAAGACAGCAACGTCAG TTACGGCAGCTACGAGGAGACAGAGAGCCGGAGTCAGATGCAGCCGTCTAGCATGGGTAACGGAGAAGACTACGGCatcagcgaggaggaggaggaagatgaagaagatgaagcgCGGAGTAGAGGCCCGGCTGTGCTCTCTCAGGTCCAGCTCAGTGAAGACGAGGAGAGCGAAGAGTTCAGATCTATAGGGGGAGACAGCGACGTGGACTCTGACATCTAG